In Harmonia axyridis chromosome 6, icHarAxyr1.1, whole genome shotgun sequence, a single window of DNA contains:
- the LOC123682422 gene encoding uncharacterized protein LOC123682422: MWLLLTGIIAVLYCLKRFLYFKWQIHKMRGLKRPDGESFIFGHWRIFRQPPEMLYKNVKSLSEMFYPHFYVRMFNEYCTFILSPEDCEIFLSTPKHSSKSVLYQIFGRWLKEGLLMSKGEKWQQRRKILTPAFHFNILKEFIDAFNEKSDELMEKLRETAGKEIDVMPLFHECSLQMIIETSLGYKSKINDSKLKKYLKAVGGMEKLFNQYIVRPWLRYYFILYWLSPFGAEEKKQLDVLHNYTKTIIKEKMEISKNNPSESSEIEKDDIYFGKKRRRMAMLDILLEAHRNGNQIDFNGICEEVDTFTFEGHDTIATALSFCVMNIANHPEIQNQIVEEINSVLEGEDRHTTYDDLQNMDLLERCIKESLRLYPSVHIISREVEEDTILHSGCVVAKGTLLVIPILFVHRNPEIYPEPEKFDPDRFLLENCIGRHPFAYLPFSAGPRNCIGQRFAMMELKVVLSAIIRKFQLVPVDTPDNLELRIESILRTNGIRVKFIPRVTRMWFLLIGIIAVLYYSKIFLHFTWQIHKMRGLERPKGSSLIFGHVNLFRQPPEILYKNFKKLGESFYPHYYVRIFNQLNVVVLSPEDCEIFLSTPKHTRKSLLYAIFRRWLRNGLLLSKGEKWQQRRKILTPAFHFSILKEFFVVFNDKADELIDKLENKTGKEIDVIPEFHEFSLQVIVETSMGYKTKMTDNKLRIYLKAIRGMEKLFNQYIVRPWLIYGGIYWFSSYYQEEKEYLHVLHNFTETIIKEKMKSYENHASEDLAIENDETYFGKKRRKMAMLDILLQAHRNGNEIDYKGICEEVDTFTFEGHDTVSTALSFCAMNIANHSEIQEQIVEELNSILEGEERQPTYEDLQKMDLLERCIKESLRLYPSVHLISRKADEDTTLHSGCVVAKGATVLIPIMSVHRNPEIYPHPEKFDPDRFLPENCIGRHPFAYLPFSAGPRNCIGQRFAMMELKIVLSAIIRKFQLVAVDTPDSIEFKMESILRTNGIRVKFIKRV, from the exons AGATGTTATACAAGAACGTTAAAAGTCTATCAGAAATGTTTTATCCACATTTCTATGTTAGGATGTTCAATGAATACTGCACTTTTATTTTGTCACCAGAGGATTGTGAG atatttttgtCGACTCCCAAACATTCCAGCAAAAGTGTATTATATCAGATTTTCGGGAGATGGCTCAAAGAAGGTCTATTGATGAGCAAAG GTGAAAAGTGGCAACAACGTAGAAAGATTTTAACTCCAGCTTTTCACTTCAACATTCTCAAAGAATTCATTGACgctttcaatgaaaaatcagaTGAATTAATGGAAAAACTGAGGGAGACCGCTGGGAAAGAGATTGATGTGATGCCCCTTTTCCACGAATGTTCTCTTCAAATGATAATTG AGACTTCATTAGGATACAAATCGAAAATAAACGacagtaaattgaaaaaatatttgaaagccGTTGGtggaatggaaaagttattcAACCAATATATTGTGCGACCTTGGCTGAGATACTATTTCATATTGTATTGGTTGAGTCCATTTGGCGCAGAAGAGAAGAAACAGCTGGACGTCCTACATAATTACACAAAAACaattatcaaggaaaaaatggaaatatctAAAAATAATCCGTCCGAGAGTTCGGAAATAGAGAAAGATGACATATactttggaaaaaaaagaagacgaATGGCAATGTTGGACATTCTTCTAGAAGCTCATAGAAATGGCAATCAAATTGATTTCAATGGCATTTGTGAAGAAGTGGACACCTTTACATTTGAG GGCCATGATACTATTGCTACTGCATTGAGTTTCTGTGTTATGAATATTGCCAATCATCCTGAAATACAG AATCAAATCGTAGAGGAAATAAACTCAGTTCTTGAGGGCGAAGATAGACACACGACATACGATGATCTTCAAAATATGGACCTTCTAGAGCGATGCATCAAGGAATCTCTCAGACTATATCCAAGCGTCCATATAATTTCAAGAGAGGTCGAAGAAGACACCATACTGCATTCTGGATGTGTCGTTGCTAAAGGTACCTTACTCGTCATCCCGATTTTATTTGTCCACAGAAATCCGGAGATATATCCAGAACCAGAAAAATTTGATCCTGATAGATTTCTACTTGAAAATTGCATTGGAAGACATCCATTCGCTTATCTTCCATTCAGCGCTGGACCAAGAAATTGTATAg GTCAACGATTTGCCATGATGGAATTGAAAGTGGTGCTTTCTGCCATCATAAGGAAGTTCCAGCTAGTTCCTGTCGATACACCAGACAATTTAGAGCTTAGAATAGAAAGTATTTTGAGAACCAATGGTATAAgagtgaaatttattccacGAGTA ACAAGGATGTGGTTTCTTCTCATTGGAATTATTGCAGTTCTATACTACTCGAagatttttttacattttacatGGCAAATCCATAAAATGCGAGGATTGGAGCGTCCGAAAGGATCTTCATTAATTTTTGGTCATGTGAATCTTTTTCGTCAACCTCCAG aaatattatataAGAACTTCAAAAAATTGGGAGAAAGTTTTTATCCGCACTATTATGTCAGAATCTTCAATCAATTAAATGTTGTCGTTCTTTCACCAGAAGATTGTGAG atttttttatcGACGCCAAAACACACACGCAAAAGTTTATTGTATGCTATTTTCAGAAGATGGCTCAGAAATGGTCTACTGTTGAGTAAAG GTGAAAAATGGCAACAACGTAGAAAAATTTTGACTCCAGCTTTCCACTTCAGCATTCTCAAAGAATTCTTCGTTGTTTTCAATGATAAAGCAGATGAATTGATAGACAAACTGGAAAATAAAACGGGGAAAGAAATTGATGTAATTCCAGAATTTCACGAATTTTCTCTTCAAGTGATTGTTG AGACTTCCATGGGTTACAAAACGAAAATGACTGACAATAAACTACGAATATATTTGAAAGCAATCCGtggaatggaaaagttatttAACCAATACATTGTAAGGCCTTGGCTGATATATGGTGGCATCTATTGGTTCAGTTCGTACTATCAAGAAGAGAAGGAATATTTGCACGTTTTACATAATTTCACAGAAACaattatcaaggaaaaaatgaaatcatatgAAAATCATGCGTCCGAAGATTTGGCCATAGAAAATGATGAAACATactttggaaaaaaaagaagaaaaatggcAATGTTGGACATTCTACTACAGGCTCATAGAAATGGCAACGAAATTGATTACAAAGGCATTTGTGAAGAAGTAGATACTTTTACATTTGAG GGTCATGATACCGTCTCTACTGCATTGAGTTTCTGTGCTATGAATATTGCAAATCATTCAGAAATACAG gaACAAATTGTAGAAGAACTGAATTCAATTCTTGAAGGAGAAGAACGGCAACCGACGTACGAAGATCTTCAAAAGATGGACCTTCTAGAGAGATGCATCAAGGAATCTCTCAGACTATATCCAAGTGTCCATTTAATCTCAAGAAAGGCCGACGAAGATACCACACTTCATTCCGGATGTGTCGTTGCTAAAGGTGCGACAGTCCTCATTCCGATTATGTCCGTTCACAGAAATCCGGAGATTTATCCGCATCCAGAAAAATTCGATCCTGATAGATTTTTGCCAGAAAATTGCATTGGAAGACATCCATTTGCTTATCTTCCCTTCAGCGCTGGACCAAGAAATTGTATAG GTCAACGATTTGCCATGatggaattgaaaattgtactTTCGGCCATCATAAGGAAGTTCCAGCTAGTTGCTGTCGATACACCGGATAGTATAGAATTCAAAATGGAAAGTATTTTGAGAACCAATGGTATAAGAGTAAAATTCATTAAACGAGTGTGA